In one window of Zingiber officinale cultivar Zhangliang chromosome 11A, Zo_v1.1, whole genome shotgun sequence DNA:
- the LOC122032295 gene encoding uncharacterized protein LOC122032295 → MENRSSKASRSSGRHEQIQERTQEGFLLSKLQLFKRHKKAKQLQKDIRRSHGQIQDRTREGFLLSKLQLFKRHKKALLQLDTRHDRGFLLSKLQLFEPHKSAKQLQRDELVKFSRFSLGKQEQYANGICKGF, encoded by the exons ATGGAGAATAGAAGCAGTAAAGCTTCAAGATCATCAGG GAGACATGAACAGATCCAAGAAAGAACACAGGAGGGATTTCTCCTCTCGAAACTCCAGCTCTTCAAACGACACAAGAAGGCTAAGCAATTACAGAAGGACATCAG GAGATCACATGGACAGATTCAAGATAGAACACGTGAGGGATTTCTTCTCTCGAAACTCCAGCTCTTCAAACGACACAAGAAGGCCTTATTACAGCTGGATACCAG ACATGATAGGGGATTCCTCCTCTCGAAGCTCCAGCTCTTCGAACCGCACAAGAGCGCTAAGCAATTACAGCGAGATGAACTCGTTAAGTTTTCGCGATTCAGCTTGGGCAAACAAGAGCAGTATGCTAACGGAATTTGCAAGGGATTCTAG